A stretch of DNA from Streptomyces gobiensis:
TGAGGGAGGTTCCGCGTGCGGTGCCGGTGCCATCGGCGCCGATGACGGGGTGGTTGACGTTCAGGCCCGTGCCCTCGGGCAGCAGGGGGCCGGACTTCGCCCGGGACCGCAGCCGGTCGATGAGCTTGACCGTGTAGTCGCTGGTGGGCTTCATGGCGGCCAGAGTGGGTTCGAGTTCCGGGGCGGAGAGGGGGCCGGTGCTGACCGCGATCGTGGGCACGCCGTATTCCAGGGCGGCCACGGCGCCGCCGACCGTCCCGGAGTGGGTGGCCAGACCGGCGACGTTGAGTCCGAAGTTGGCGCCGGAGATCACCAAGTCGGGCGCCTGGTCGGTGAATACCGCGGAGAAGCCGAAGGCCACTGAGTCGCCGGGAGTGCCGTCCACGGCCCATATGTGAGGCTCGGGGTGCTTGACCGTCATCGTGGGGGCGTTTGTGATCTTCGTTCCCGTGCCGCTCTGGTCGGTCAGGGGGGCGACGATGGTGACGTTGTGTCCAGCGGCGGTCAGATGCCGGAACATGGTCTGGATGCCGGGTGCATCGTATCCGTCGTCGTTGGTGAGCAGGATCCGCAGCGGGCTGGCCGGCGCGGCCTGCGGGGAGGCGGCCGCGGGGGCCGTCCCGGCAAGGGTGGGCGTACACAGCACCAGGGCGGCCAGCGACAGGACGCGTTTGCGTCTCACAATTACTCCTTCGAGAACGGCGGAAAGGGTGGAACCGGCGGGCGCACGACCCTCGACGCGTGCCCGCCGGGGCTGAGGAGGAGGACAGGTCAGCGCACGCTGCGGATCGGGAGGATGGCCAGCGCACCCAGCAGCGCCAGGGTGCCGCCGACCAGGAACAGCGGGGTGTACCCGCCCAGAGTGGTCACGACCGCGGAGGCGACGAATGGAGCGACGATCTGCGGGCCGGCGTTGGCGATGTTGACCACGCCCATGTCGCGTGCGGCATTCTCGGCCTTGGGCAGGACAAGGGTGACCAGGGCGGTGTCCACCGCCATGAAGCAGCCGAAGGCCAGGCCGTTGAGCGCCATGAAAACGATCATCCCGGGCCAGGTGGGACTGATCACGGGGACCAGTGTGACGAGCCCAGCGAGTGCGGCCGAGACGCCGACGAACACCTTGCGCCGGCCCAAGCGGTCTGACAGCAGCCCGCCGACCACGGTCGACAGGGCCATCGTGGCCATCGTCACCGGGGTCAGAATCGCGATCGCCTGGGCCGGCTGCAGGCCGGCGGGCAGCGCGATGTGGTCGTCCAGGATGAACAGTTGGTAGCCGGTGACGGAGAAGTAGCCGAGGACCATCAGCGCCCGGCCGATGAACGCCCATCGGAAGTCATGATGGGACAGTGCCGACAGGAAAGCGGCGATCTGTTCGCGCCGGGACACGGCCGGTGCGGGCGCACGCCGGGGCAGATCGCGGCAGAAGGTGGCCATCAGGAGGGCCGCGCCGACGACCACGGCGCCGAAGACGAGGTAGCCCGTGCGCAGGTCCCCTGCCGTCTGCGAGGCAATCAGCACTCCGACGGTGCCGCCGATCGGCAGCGCCAGCCCGACCAGCGCGGAGGCGGTGCCGCGGCGGGCCGGCGGGATCCGGTCGGGCACCACCGCGGTGACCGCGGCCTGGTAGACGTTCATCGTCGCCTGCACCAGGCACCATCCGATGCCCACCAGCAGTACGGTGTGCACATTCCCGAGAAACGCCAGCCCGCCCAGCGAGGCAAGGGCGCCGCCCAGGATCCAGGGGTTTCGTCGGCCGGTCCGGTCTGACAGGGCGCCGGCGATCGGGTTGAACGCGGTCGCGAAGACCGCGCTCACCCCGCCCACCACGCCGAGAAGGACGACCTTGTTCGCGGGATCGATCGACGCGATCTGCGTGGGCAGCAGGACCGCGCCGATGCCCATGTAGACCGCCAGCATCGATGAGTTGGCCACCAGCAGCAGGAACATGAGTCCGCGCTGGCGCGAGCCTGTCGCCGTAGCGTGCGCCGGCGGTTCGGTCAGTTTGTCGGTGGTCATGTCTACCGCCGGAATATGCGGGCCGCGCTCACCGCGCGACGGTGGGTGGGGAAGGGCATGTGAAGTCCTCGGGGGACGGAGCGGAGGTGGGGAAGGTGGAGAGGGGGCCGCAGAATCGATCTGCGGCGGCGAGACGTCTGGATATCGTCCAGACTTCATGAGTTACACGTGTTAATAGCGTGCGTAGACCCTTGTGTAGCACCCATCACGGCTGTCCGCTAGAGGTAAGGGCTCGCCATGAGGTGATCGTGATGACCAGAGCGCGCCTCTCCACATCACGTGTAACCACGCCCGAGGACTGATGGGAGCACCTTGTCCGGACGGGTTGGCAGGCGATGTAGCGCTTTGGCGGTGACGACGCACGTATCGCTCTTGTGCCGGTGGACACAAATGCGCCATGCTCGGCGTGAAACTGCGCCTGCGGCGACACACCACGCTGCAAGACGCCCCGCGTGGCCGCATCGGACCTGGGCGCCGCCTCATTTCAGCGCCCGTACCGCACACCGCCCCGAAGCGCCCGCGCCCAGCTGCGGGAATCGTCGCCCCCTGCCGTGCGCAGCCCGCCGACCGGTTCACCTGCCGCCAAGAGCCGGGCCGCACAGGCGCCTCTCCCTCGCCCCGCTCTCCGAGTCCTGCCGTTCCGGGACGTCACGAAAGGCCAGCCATGCTCAACACGAATCCCGTCGCAGACCCGCCGCCGCGACCGTCCGCACCCCCTCGCCACCCCGCCCCGGCCGCTCCGCCGCGCGGAGCGCTCGCGACCGGATCCGTGCTCCTGCTGACCGCCATAGCGGTCGGGCTCACGCTCCGAGGCGATGGACAGCCGTTCTTTCAGGATCTCGATGACCGCTGGATGGGGTGGATGAGCGGATCGCGCCATGACGCGGCAACCGACCTGGCCCATGTCCTGGACGGGATAGGAGGACCCCTGGGCCTGATCGCCCCCCTTGCCCTGGCGGGCTGTCTCAGCGTCTACGGGCGGTGGAGGTCCGCGGTGTTCGTGTTCACCACCAGCGTCCTCGCGAACATACTCGTGGTTCTGCCGATGAAGCAGATCGTCGACCGCGCACGACCGCCACAGCCCTGGGTCCTGGTAAACCAAGGCTCC
This window harbors:
- the surE gene encoding 5'/3'-nucleotidase SurE; amino-acid sequence: MRRKRVLSLAALVLCTPTLAGTAPAAASPQAAPASPLRILLTNDDGYDAPGIQTMFRHLTAAGHNVTIVAPLTDQSGTGTKITNAPTMTVKHPEPHIWAVDGTPGDSVAFGFSAVFTDQAPDLVISGANFGLNVAGLATHSGTVGGAVAALEYGVPTIAVSTGPLSAPELEPTLAAMKPTSDYTVKLIDRLRSRAKSGPLLPEGTGLNVNHPVIGADGTGTARGTSLTTQDPQPVIRPHFTHAGDDTWKVTTNVAMRPAQKGGDLEALIADKVSLTPIAPNWNTGPADFGKTAALLRGLRP
- a CDS encoding MFS transporter — encoded protein: MTTDKLTEPPAHATATGSRQRGLMFLLLVANSSMLAVYMGIGAVLLPTQIASIDPANKVVLLGVVGGVSAVFATAFNPIAGALSDRTGRRNPWILGGALASLGGLAFLGNVHTVLLVGIGWCLVQATMNVYQAAVTAVVPDRIPPARRGTASALVGLALPIGGTVGVLIASQTAGDLRTGYLVFGAVVVGAALLMATFCRDLPRRAPAPAVSRREQIAAFLSALSHHDFRWAFIGRALMVLGYFSVTGYQLFILDDHIALPAGLQPAQAIAILTPVTMATMALSTVVGGLLSDRLGRRKVFVGVSAALAGLVTLVPVISPTWPGMIVFMALNGLAFGCFMAVDTALVTLVLPKAENAARDMGVVNIANAGPQIVAPFVASAVVTTLGGYTPLFLVGGTLALLGALAILPIRSVR